ACAAGTGACGCGCGAGAGCGAGCGAGGAGTATTCCTCGAATATGCCTGGGATATGAATTGGTGCGACCCCTGTGCCACAAACCCATTATCGGCTGAAGAGCTGCGAAGTCTGGGTGTCTTCTGGCAAAACGACCCTAGCTTCAAGCAACGTGGAGGCAGCATGCCACAGCCGAAGAACGTCTTTGTCACAAGACTGCACGTCCGCTATGATGCCGCCCACTTTCCTGAAGACTTGATGTTCCAAGAAACATCCGATCGCAACAATTTCCAAGCCCGCTACATTCTGCGCCACCCTTGGACCGGAACGGATGAATGCCCAGCCGCAACTGTCTACCGCCAGCAGTTACGCGAACGCTATGAGAGGGAAGCGCAGACACTGTCCAACCTCACTGGCTGGAACATCGGCGAGATCCGGAAAGCCATGAATCTGGTGTCACTGCCGGTTGGTGATGAGAAGAAGTGGTATCAGCGCTTATGGGCGAATTAAACTTGAAGAGACAGTGAGAGGGATGTCTCCTTGACCGATTGATAGGCAACCAATAGGCTACGACTATCGGTCGACGGTTCATCTGCAGGTAGGACGTCCTTGCCTGAACGGCCGCGAGCTTCTGTCTCCAACGGGGGCTCCCGGCGTAACTCCCTGGCAATTTCTTCGCGTACCCGATCGAGGAAGGCCGGTAAATGGTGACGAACCTTCTCCAGATCAACGCTGAGTTCATTCAGAGCGTCGAGGACTTGTTGAATCAAAGAGGCGAATTGTGTGCTGTTTACTAATGCCGCGAGACGCGTGGAGTCAGAAGAGTTAGGTGACAGGGTGGGCGCCGTGGTACCGTTGGACGGCTGCGGGATCGCCACCGCCGTCCCTGGCGCCCCACCCGGGGTTTCGCCTGAGGCCGACACAACCGTCACAGACCGGACGATCTCGACGCTGAGATCCAGACTGGAGAGATCTTCCAACTCATGAAACCCTTCTGCGAGTTGAAGGGTTTGAGCCTGGGCCTCATCATCTCGTCCCTGAACGAACCCACGAAAGATACTTGAAACCTTTTCAAACAATTTCTCCAAGTCCGTCACTTCGGCTTCATCAAGGTCTCCACTGACCGCGATGCCAACGTGGTGCGCACGTACACTCTGCGCAAACCCAGCGCTGACAGTCCCGTTTCCCTGAAGAGTCTGAACAACAGATTGGACGGCACCAGCGTCATACCGATCATCACGATCGGCCACCAGAGTAATCCGATCGCCATCAGCCGTGGTGACATTCAACCGTCCGGAAAATTCCTGGGCAATCGAGAGCCCGCTGATTCTCGTATCCAGTCGATGGGATCCTTCCTTAGGCCGTGACCCAAGATTGAACAACTGCTCTGGATTAAAAGTTGTCAGGGGCTGAACCGACATGGCCAATCCTCGGTATTGTCACGATAGGGGAACACCGTCCCGTCGTATTCCTATCGGCGCACAACCGATCACACTTGAGGGGCTGTATGTTATAGTGAGGCCATCGTCCCATATAGATATGGAGGTCCACGATGCGCACCCGTTTACAATGCGTCGCAGCACTGGGAGCAAGTCTGTTGCTTGGTCTAACCGGCTGCACAGTCAAAGGCACCATTAACCAAATCACCGACACCACGTCCAATGTCACCGGCACCACCTCCGGAGCGGCCTGGTGGAATGAAGACGGTCAGCTGAAGCCGGACTTCAAGGCCACCGCCTTTGTCTCTTTCAACTATGACAATCTGCAGCACGATCTCGCGGCGGGACAGGGAGAATACCTCGCATCAGTGAGCAAGCTCTTAGGGGTACCAACTGATCGAGAGCCGGCGTTTTTTTCCGAGGCTCAGGCAGGGTATGCCACGATGGGTAGCCAAGGCCCGACGGCGTTGCTGACCCTGCTCCGTGACCGAGCCCAGTTGTTCGTAAACTGACCAACGAGGATGAGGCAGACGGAAGCACTGTTGCCGAACGGCTTCGTTCGGCAACAGCTGTGCAACTTATTTCATCAGCGATGCAAAGAAACTGCGCGCCGCCTCGCCGCCTGAATTCCCGACG
This portion of the Candidatus Nitrospira nitrosa genome encodes:
- a CDS encoding DUF3015 family protein, with the protein product MRTRLQCVAALGASLLLGLTGCTVKGTINQITDTTSNVTGTTSGAAWWNEDGQLKPDFKATAFVSFNYDNLQHDLAAGQGEYLASVSKLLGVPTDREPAFFSEAQAGYATMGSQGPTALLTLLRDRAQLFVN